AGCCATTGTGTTTTGAATAAGTTATTAAAattattgattatatattttttaatgttgctCTGCAAAATGTCTCTAATTTATTATAGCACATCATTTCATTTGCTTCTGAAAAATAGTCTTTCTTGCCATGTCCTTGAAGGCTTGTTTGACTTGCTGATTCCGTAGACTGTAaatgaaggggttcagcatgggggctACTGAGGTGTTTAGCAGAGCCACTCCCTTGCTCAAAGACACCCTGTCCTGTGCTGAGGGTTTAATGTACATAAAAAAGCAGCTGCCATAGAGATGGAGATGACAATCATGTGGGAAGGACATGTGGAAAAAGGCCTTTGTCCTCTGACTAGTAGAAGAAATTCTTAAAATTGTTCTGATGATGTATGTATAGGACAGAATTATCAATGCCAAAGTGAACATTAGAGTAAACACAGCACAGGAAAACCCCATCTTTTCAAGAAAGTTTGTCTCTGAACAAGACAGttgaagcaaaggaaaataatcaCAGGTAAAATGGTCAATAATATTAGACCTACAGGAATCAAGGTTTAAGAGCAACATGAGTGCAGGGGATATGATTAAGAATGAAACTAGCCAGGAAGAGAAGACAAGCAGTGTGCAGACTCTGTGATTCATGATGGTCATGTAATGCAGGGGTTTGCAGATGGCAATGTAATGGTCGTAGGACATGGCAGACAGAAGGTAAAACTCAGTGACTcccaagagaatgagaaaaaataactGAGCAATGCAATCATTAAAAGAAATGGTTTTATCTCCTGTAACAATGATGGCCAGGAACTTGGGTATACTGAGACTTGGGTATAATGACACTTCTAAGATGGAGAAATTTctgaggaagaaatacatgggggTTTGGAGGTGGGCATCCAGCAGGGTCAGGGTGATAATGGTCAGGTTCCCAGTGATGCTGAACATGTAGGTGATGACCAGAAAGACAATGCTCACAACCTGAAGTTGTGGGTCATCTGACAGTCCTAGGAGGATAAACTCTATTGTTTCTGTATGGTTTCTCATTCTTcagttgcttgtttgtttttctccttccagGAGACCTATAAGAGAAAGCACAAGGAAAACACTAGAAGAGAGGATTACCAAATATCTTAGTGTAGACATCGGATTTGATGAAATTAGTATGTCATTTCACCTTCAGGGGAAATTTAAGGCAAATTGATAATGACATTGATCCTTAAGTTTCCTCTGTTTAATAAGTAAAACACTCTTTGATTAAAGGAAGTTTAAAACTGTAAATATCACAAAGCTTATAGGGCATTTGTTATAAGAATTTGTTCCTACACTTTTCTGACACCAAATACTACCTATGGACTTTCAGAAATATACCCATCAGGTTTCATGAGAATTATCTTTGTGCTAATATTCCAATGCCTACACAGTTTTCCTCCTGTGTAACTTAAAAGCTTAATTATATTAAgaatctttaaaatggaaaagataaataggatctaattaaaattaaaatcttctgcacaacaaaggaaactataagcaaggtgaaaagacagccttcagaatgggagaaaataacagccaatgaagcaactgacaaacaactaatctcaaaaatatacaagaaatttcaacagctcaattccagaaaaataaatgacccaatcaaaaaatgggccaaagaactaaatagacatttctccaaagaagatatacagatggctaacaaatacatgaaaagatgttcaacatcactcattatcagagaaatgcaaatcaaaaccacagtgaggtacatttcacaccagtcagaatggctgtgatccaaaagtctacaagcaataaatgctggagagggtgtggagaaaagggaaccctcttacactgttggtgggaatgcaaactagtacagccactatggaaaacagtgtggagattccttaaaaaactgtaaatagaactgccttatgacccagcaatcccactgctgggcatacacactgaggaaaccagaagggaaagcgacacatgtaccccaatgttcatcacaacactgtttataatagccaggacatggaagcaatttagatgtccattggcagatgaatggataagaaagctgtggtacatatactcaacggagtattacttagccattaaaaagaatacatttgaatcagttctaatgaggtggatgaaactggagcctattatacagagtgaagtaagccagaaagaaaaacaccaatacagtatactaacgcatatatacgaagaaggcaatggcaccccactccagtactcttgcctggaaaagcccatggacggaggagcctggtaggctcctgtccatagggtcactaagaatcaggcacaactgagcgacttcactttcacttttcactttcatgcactggagaaggaaatggcaacacacttcagtatccttgcctggagaattccagggacagaggagcctagtgggctgctgtctgtggggttgcactgagtcagacatgactgaagcaacttagcagcagtagcagcagcaacgcatatatatggaatttagaaagatggtaatgacaacccgatatgcaagacagcaaaagaaatacagatgtatagaacagtcttttgaactctgtgggagaaggaggggggatgatttgggagaatggcattaaaacatgtataatattatataagaaatgaatcgccagtccaggtttgatgtaggatacaggaagcttggggctggtgcactgggatgacgcagagggatggtatggggagggaggtgggaggggggttcaggatggggaacacatgtacacccatggcagaggcatgttgatgtatggcaaaaccaatacaatattgtaaagtgaaaataatattaaataaaaaattaaaatgaaataaaatggaaaagatgttgcaatttttaaataacaaatgaCTGTTTTGtccttggcttctctggtggctcagaggtaaagtatctgcctgtgaTGATCAAacctgcaggtttgatccctgggttggaaggatccctggagaagaaaatggcaatccactccaggattcttgcctgggaatgaacagaggagcctggaatgctcagtccacagggttgcaaaggggtttaacacaacttagtgactaaacaacaacagaacagCAGATCAAGTTTTGTTAACACTGAGTTTTTtcgtttttttaagatttttatatgtgaatcattttaaaaatatttgttttaaaagattttaaaatctttgaatttgttagagtatttttttttctgttgaggttttttttggccatgatgcATGTGGGATCCGAGATTCCTCATCAGGAATCCAAACAGCACCCTcttcattggaaggcaaagtcttaaccactggaccaccaaagaagtcttTCAGGTTTTTCAACTCTTACTATCTCACTGGAAGTCAGAAATGCTAAAGTCACTGCCACTGGCAACTGCAGGTTTTAGAGATAGAGGGGAAAATGAGATAGTCAATCATGTAAGCTTAAGGTCGATATCATCTTAATCCCTCGCAACAATTTATAATATTACAGCATAACTATGTGTCATCATTATGGACTTTATTCTCATACAACctatttccctttatatttgaaatattacttttatgttattattatgatgatgattAATAAGTAAGACAATTGCCCTTCAAGAAAGTAAATGTTAATAATATGTTTACTTGTATATGTTTTGgaaatattgagttttaatttttcttttttggggggtaaaatttaaataatattacagAAGAGTGAGGATATGTAGGTTTTAATCCAATTCACTTACTAGGTCTGAAAGCCACTCAGACCCTTCATGCCCATCTATAAATACACACTATTTTGATCATTAAATGAGCAAATACATGTGAagcattttgaaaaatgcttATCATTTAATAAAACCCCTATAAGGCTTTGTTCAATAGAGAAAACATTCCCTAACCACTGAGCTGAAAACATTCGGAATTTAGATGTTGTGTTATGTAAAAACTTACATCTAAGATAAGTAGTAGTGCATAGATTTAGCACCAAGAGAGCCACATAAGAACAATAGCAATAACAGCAATGAAAATATAGTAGAACCGTGTGACTGTAAAGTACCCAACAGGCATTCTAGGAAAGTGAATCTTATCCTCATTCTTCCACTTTGAGTACATGATCACTTCTCCCAACACAGTGTATCTGCCTTCTCTACCCATCATTGCTCCCCTACTTTCCACAAACAATCCACTGTCTCATCTTCAGCTAGGATTTGATCACCACATTTGAGGCATGTTAGATATTTGCCAAGACATCAACATTGCTACCAATAGCCACTTTATTTCTCTGCTCCTCATTAATATTAGTAACCTTTCTGAGAAAGACTGTGAAGcttgtattaaataaaatatatatatatgactagcATAGAGGATAGAATATTTGAATCATTTTCAAATCACCTTCTTCCTTATTCCTGAACAGATGTAATACTCATGGTATGAGTTTTGTAGGAATTTATAGTAATCCTTTCAAACCCACCTTACATAGTACAGAATCTCCTGTGAACTCCTCTCTAGTCTGTGTAGCTCAAAGTCTTACCTTCAAAGCTATGGCAACATGATCCAGTGCCTAGTATAGTGAGAGTAGATTTAAGATAAGCACTTACCTATGTAAGTAATTACTTCTGAATTTTTTGTTGAATTTCATACTGCCAGTAAGTGCAATGCTCTTTTAAGCAAAATTCTAGACTATATTTCATGTCAGTTCTATCTTTATTTATAAGGTATATTTTCCTACTTTACCTACTTTTCAGGATGCATTATCTGCTTAAATACCCTTTATTGAGTAAATTTATAACAAAGAATATGTAAAGGACGCTAAATTtttgatatataatttaaaaaattgtaaactaTCATTTCAAAATCAATGTCCTTAATTTCTTTacaattcattcttttaatgaaCTCTACTCCTGCTCAGTAACATCACTCTTCCTTCATCAGGATTTGCCTTTCGTTGAAAGCACTAGTTTTTCATAACACTTTGAACTCACAAAATACATTCTCATAAACTGACAAATTTTGGTTTCAATTTCAAGATTGAAATTTCTGCAATAACCTACAGGCATTGGAGAGTCAGGTTTccttttaattatattattactGTTATATGATGAACTATGTGTCATTGCACTGTATTTTTAAGCCTATTTCAATTTCATTACGTATTcattttcctcttcagtttcctcataattttaattatttgatgaATTATAATATCAGGATTTACACTTTTTGCTGCTGACTAAATTCGTGACAGAATGTAAGAAGAGCTGTGAAGAAAGATATTAATAGACATTAGAAGATTTCATATGAACATTACTGGTAACGGACACTAACATAGCCAGTCTTCTAGGGCCAGAGAAAACAGGCTGAAGCAAACTCTAGGAAGAGACGATTTAATATCAGAAATTTGGGAGTGGCATATGAAACTTTGTAtgtaaaaaattatgaaaattcaaTGGATTTTATTCATCTAACATCAAGTAAGCATGATAAAAAATTATCAgcattcattccttcactcatCAGCCTTTTGAAAGAAACACATTTCAGTGTTTAACAGGGTATATATGATTCCAAGAGATTTAAACCACCCCAAGGATGTATTCACGCAGAATATGAAGAATATCTCCAAGCATTTAACTCATGTTTTCGGCTTTTATTTCTGAATGCAAGTCCATATTTCCCTCTGGAAGAATGCAGTTTAGGTTACTaacttttgtatttctttccacTCATTTCATAAAAATCAATTCTTACTTGTTTTCTGAGAATCCTTGAGACAGATTCTTTGAGctattcaaaattaaaatcagcaatattatttctaatttgtTAATAAGATGACTGCAAATCATCTTCAAAATGTCATTCTGAAAACATTCCTATGTCCTGCCCTTCCTAAACCCCTATTATCATGTTAACATTGACAATGAAACTGTAGATAAATTTATGATTTCTTTGATACCCAAGTTGAAAAAGAGACCCCCATATTAatgaatacattctttttaaaagaataaaagatatTCCTTTGAGAGACTGAGATAGGCATCTTTGATTGGTTCCATTTTATTTCTGGTGTGTTTTGCtgtggttgtttttaaaaatgtttttgtacaCTGGGAGGAAAAATCTCTTAGTAATGCAATGACTTTGAAGGTATAGTTGGTACAACTTTTACTGTATCTACTAATTCTCTCTTCTTCAGGTAAACTTCATTGCAGGTCATTAGAAAACGTTGACAAATCATACCAGAAAAGCAATGTACTTC
This window of the Bos taurus isolate L1 Dominette 01449 registration number 42190680 breed Hereford chromosome 5, ARS-UCD2.0, whole genome shotgun sequence genome carries:
- the LOC787931 gene encoding LOW QUALITY PROTEIN: olfactory receptor 6C1 (The sequence of the model RefSeq protein was modified relative to this genomic sequence to represent the inferred CDS: inserted 1 base in 1 codon; deleted 1 base in 1 codon): MRNHTETIEFILLGLSDDPQLQVVSIVFLVITYMFSITGNLTIITLTLLDAHLQTPMYFFLRNFSILEVSLYPSLSIPKFLAIIVTGDKTISFNDCIAQLFFLILLGVTEFYLLSAMSYDHYIAICKPLHYMTIMNHRVCTLLVFSSWLVSFLIISPALMLLLNLDSCRSNIIDHFTCDYFPLLQLSCSETNFLEKMGFSCAVFTLMFTLALIILSYTYIIRTILRISSTSQRTKAFSTCPSHMIVISIXYGSCFFMYIKPSAQDRVSLSKGVALLNTSVAPMLNPFIYSLRNQQVKQAFKDMARKTIFQKQMK